From Oreochromis niloticus isolate F11D_XX linkage group LG14, O_niloticus_UMD_NMBU, whole genome shotgun sequence, one genomic window encodes:
- the wdr81 gene encoding WD repeat-containing protein 81 isoform X3: MQEKEKEVCLPSSSSCFSKSQSDSLCPNILPAESLLETAEMLYVILPYTQYSLHDIVSFSPAKLANSNAKVLFILYQVLIAMQACHAAGLSCGELSLQDIAVDDQLCSRLKLNLAHYEELGTEEDAESNVSRRKEPKNVLPREIQCVSQENKRLCKNCFDELKTLVLDWVHGRVSNFRYLMELNRLAGRREGDPNYHPVLPWVVDFTVPEGKFRDLRRSKFRLNKGDKQLDFTYEMTKEALAAAGGSGVGGGGVGGDLSGGGAGAGQSDHLHVPHHISDVLSDITYYVYKARQTPKSVLCSHVRSQWEPNEYPASMERMQSWTPDECIPEFYTDPSIFHSIHPDMPDLDVPSWCKSSEEFIEVHRRLLESREVSQHLHHWIDLTFGYKLSGKEAIKAKNVCLHLVDNHTHLTTYGVVQLFDQPHPPRLSPSQYAPAEPPPLGLAAHNVPSLPIPLNETLADTVDGMVPESTGCESSGWTTVDKDEDLEQGTEALDSLASTGSSTSASCSVPVPGISASGGKTGGDHTALTVSQSPGSFPGDLSSGIGPGFRSGMLQRGGTMNKKHGEGIVTASSTEEMKIILPEGFNPFQPLEELEKLNNFLVKSLHADVWHPLASSVRLDLTTESLPSLMHLYQRDMQALGVLIAEIFYAAKLRGLKPDTALKQRFQAVIKLCSASLRDVPLCLHHALETLLLIEKHSGEANKDLSDYPSPLLFKYDPIFNGLPPPSPSQLLNSVITPFPFPSYFAALHHFIFSYHAKMENISSLQGRDVVFHLWQQLEALLRSSITAEGLEILLPFILALMLEESTAVYAAWYLFEPISTVLGPRNANKYLLKPLINVYESPHCLRGRFYLYTDCFVLQLIVRLGLQAFLSSLLPHVLQVITGFESCNSGSGTEPFKGLRNGMCNMGEEEEEEFQCGDVRPTSGSVGGNMGASGSISLSDQVFLSEPEDFQNGFYVNSGAGVLTGKQQSQNSAAREQDQESLSVGKLSDKSSASELSLGEDSMRDRTSLKSADSSQDLKHTSEGEEGGELEEDEGPDAGEDKEGTNDRAVFNLELTPSGCTEASGATVATLEGEFVNGMTLEETEKEIVEGQDEEDDHDPSEESEGKEHKILLDTVCKTVRWLSAKLGPTVTSRYVARNLLRLLTNCYVGPQNHQFVTPASDGSSLESVGMGSVYEKKPVVGDHTAGPVLDCLIYIAQLYGEPVLTYQYLPYIGYLVSPPSSQRLNTRKEASLLGAVALTQKIIVFLSDTTLMDMLMKINQDILLPLLDLLTTPRMGFPSGVQTRTAVCLKTLSLMALICLRIGREMVQQHMADTLRRFFAVFSLLHSLQPQLDNAPRRVVGEVTVVDVCTTEESNVTYELGVLEELQTVFNPQMAHASYIPFYCLIGDTAIRKLVPNHELVWELAQSYHQSVSQSQETSTIGSRVDPLPPSGFGRRVDCSTFPSPSTSSTLQGDLLPESGTFGSHLVGNRIQVSRDTDYGGCPNVGLTHPWGRSSHTTPIITTASTFTTPSTGAASFSSSWVSSPTPEDSVLKQELPRSSRSLQGNWLAYWQYEIGLNQQDPHFHFHQIRLQNFLGHSGTTKCLAPLAGEDYFLSGSKDKTVKLWPLYNQGDGTQDVEPRLTYNDHRKSVFYVGQVEASQEVVSCDGTVHLWDQYTGKQIRLHEAMDGKNPITAVTTMPAPHSSVVYGSADSVLRFIDPRKPGLQHEFRLAYNNVSAGLIRYLAINPSGRTVAAGFSSGFIVLLDARTGLVLKGWPAHEGDILQMKAAEANIVISSSTDYTLTVWKDLEHKPLRLYKSPSDPIHAFDLYGSEIVTGTVANKIGVYSMADISLSPVSSTKLSTENFRGTLTSLAVLPTKRLLLLGSENGAIRLLA, encoded by the exons ATGCA agagaaggagaaagaagtCTGCTTGCCATCTAGCTCATCTTGTTTTTCCAAATCCCAGTCAGACAGTCTGTGTCCTAACATCCTGCCTGCAGAATCTCTTTTGGAGACAGCAGAAATGCTCTATGTGATTCTCCCTTACACTCAGTATTCACTTCATGATATTGTCTCCTTCAGCCCAGCCAAGCTTGCTAACAGCAATGCCAAAGTGTTGTTCATTCTCTACCAGGTTCTAATAGCTATGCAGGCATGTCATGCAGCGGGCCTATCTTGTGGAGAGCTGTCTCTTCAGGACATAGCAGTAGATGATCAGTTGTGCAGCCGCCTAAAGCTCAACCTAGCTCATTATGAGGAACTGGGAACAGAAGAGGATGCAGAAAGTAATGTTAGTCGCAGAAAAGAGCCAAAAAATGTCCTGCCAAGGGAAATTCAGTGTGTGAGCCAAGAGAACAAAAGactttgcaaaaactgctttGATGAATTAAAGACTTTGGTTCTGGACTGGGTCCATGGACGGGTCAGTAACTTCCGCTACCTGATGGAACTAAACAGATTAGCGGGGCGGCGAGAAGGAGACCCAAATTATCACCCAGTTCTGCCTTGGGTGGTGGATTTCACTGTGCCAGAGGGAAAATTCCGGGATCTCAGGAGGTCAAAGTTCAGGCTCAATAAAGGGGATAAGCAGCTGGACTTTACATATGAGATGACCAAAGAGGCTTTGGCAGCTGCAGGAGGCAGTGGGGTTGGTGGAGGAGGTGTCGGTGGAGACCTCAGTGGAGGTGGTGCTGGTGCTGGACAGTCTGATCACCTCCATGTACCTCATCACATATCCGATGTTCTGTCAGACATTACATACTATGTCTACAAAGCCAGGCAGACTCCCAAGTCAGTATTGTGCAGCCATGTTCGATCCCAGTGGGAGCCCAATGAATATCCAGCCAGTATGGAACGCATGCAGAGCTGGACCCCTGATGAGTGCATTCCAGAGTTCTACACGGACCCTTCCATTTTCCACTCAATTCACCCTGACATGCCAGACCTAGATGTGCCTTCATGGTGCAAGTCTTCTGAAGAGTTCATTGAGGTCCATCGGCGGCTTCTTGAGAGCAGAGAGGTGTCCCAGCATTTGCATCACTGGATTGATCTCACATTTGGCTATAAGCTGTCAGGTAAAGAAGCTATCAAGGCCAAGAATGTGTGCCTGCATCTCGTGGACAACCATACTCATCTAACTACTTATGGTGTAGTTCAGCTCTTCGACCAACCACACCCACCTCGCTTATCTCCTTCTCAGTATGCCCCAGCAGAACCTCCTCCTCTTGGCCTTGCTGCTCATAATGTGCCTTCTCTACCCATCCCTCTAAATGAGACTCTGGCTGACACTGTGGATGGAATGGTGCCAGAATCTACAGGGTGTGAGTCCAGTGGATGGACCACAGTGGACAAAGATGAAGACCTTGAACAAGGTACAGAAGCTCTGGACTCTTTAGCATCCACTGGCTCATCCACCTCAGCATCTTGCTCTGTGCCAGTACCAGGTATTAGTGCATCAGGAGGAAAGACGGGAGGAGATCACACAGCACTTACTGTATCTCAGTCTCCAGGTTCATTCCCTGGTGACCTCTCAAGTGGCATTGGTCCTGGTTTCCGAAGTGGCATGCTGCAACGAGGTGGGACGATGAACAAAAAGCACGGGGAAGGAATTGTGACTGCCTCCAGTACAGAGGAAATGAAGATCATTCTCCCTGAAGGCTTTAACCCATTTCAGCCTTTAGAAGAGCTGGAGAAGTTGAACAATTTTCTGGTAAAAAGTCTTCACGCTGACGTATGGCATCCTTTGGCTTCTAGTGTGCGACTGGACCTGACAACCGAATCCCTCCCCTCTCTTATGCATCTCTACCAAAGAGACATGCAGGCTCTTGGTGTTCTCATCGCTGAGATATTCTACGCCGCTAAACTAAGAGGACTGAAACCAGATACTGCACTCAAACAGCGTTTCCAAGCTGTTATAAAGCTATGCTCTGCCAGCCTCCGTGATGTACCACTGTGTTTGCACCATGCTCTTGAGACACTTTTGCTAATAGAGAAACATTCTGGAGAGGCAAACAAAGATTTATCAGATTACCCAAGTCCTCTCCTCTTCAAATATGACCCCATCTTCAATGGTCTGCCTCCTCCAAGCCCCTCTCAGTTACTGAACTCTGTCATCACTCCCTTTCCTTTCCCTTCTTATTTTGCAGCacttcatcattttattttttcctaccATGCCAAGATGGAAAATATTAGTAGCCTTCAAGGAAGAGATGTTGTCTTTCACTTGTGGCAGCAGCTTGAAGCACTGCTGCGGAgtagcatcacagcagagggtCTTGAGATCCTCTTGCCCTTTATTCTAGCCCTCATGCTTGAGGAGTCCACTGCTGTCTATGCAGCTTGGTACCTTTTTGAGCCCATCTCTACAGTACTGGGTCCCAGAAATGCAAACAAATACTTACTGAAACCGCTGATTAATGTTTATGAAAGTCCTCACTGCCTCCGAGGCCGTTTCTATCTCTACACTGACTGTTTTGTTCTTCAGCTGATTGTGAGACTGGGCCTGCAGGCCTTTCTATCCAGCCTACTTCCCCATGTGCTCCAGGTCATCACTGGCTTTGAAAGCTGCAACTCGGGCTCTGGAACCGAACCTTTTAAAGGGTTGAGAAATGGCATGTGTAATAtgggagaggaggaagaagaggagttTCAGTGTGGTGATGTTCGGCCAACGTCTGGGTCTGTTGGCGGTAACATGGGGGCTAGCGGCAGCATCAGTCTTAGTGACCAAGTGTTTCTTTCGGAGCCAGAAGACTTTCAGAATGGGTTTTATGTCAACAGTGGCGCAGGGGTGCTTACTGGGAAACAGCAGAGTCAGAACTCTGCAGCCAGGGAACAAGACCAAGAGTCTCTCAGTGTGGGGAAACTAAGTGACAAAAGTAGCGCAAGTGAACTCTCTCTGGGTGAGGACTCAATGCGGGATCGAACCAGCCTGAAATCAGCTGACAGCAGCCAGGACCTGAAACACACCAGTGaaggagaggagggaggagagctGGAGGAAGATGAGGGGCCAGATGCTGGTGAGGATAAAGAGGGGACAAATGACCGAGCTGTCTTCAACCTTGAGCTTACTCCTTCTGGTTGCACAGAAGCTTCAGGTGCCACAGTTGCCACTTTAGAGGGCGAGTTTGTGAATGGGATGACACTGGAAGAGACGGAGAAAGAGATTGTGGAAGGACAAGATGAAGAGGATGACCATGATCCGTCAGAAGAATCTGAGGGAAAAGAGCACAAAATTCTTCTTG ATACAGTCTGCAAAACCGTTAGATGGCTGTCAGCGAAACTTGGACCAACAGTGACATCTCGATACGTAGCCAGAAATTTGCTGCGATTGCTCACAAATTGTTACGTTG GACCTCAAAATCACCAGTTTGTTACTCCTGCATCTGACGGGAGCAGCCTAGAAAGTGTGGGAATGGGCAGTGTATATGAGAAGAAACCTGTTGTGGGTGACCACACTGCAGGGCCTGTGCTGGACTGCCTCATCTATATAGCTCAACTTTACGGAGAGCCTGTACTGACCTACCAGTACCTGCCTTATATTGGATATCTA GTGTCTCCACCCTCTTCTCAGCGTCTTAACACACGCAAGGAAGCAAGTCTGCTTGGAGCTGTTGCACTTACACAGAAGATCATTGTATTTCTCTCTGATACCACTTTAATGGACATGCTTATGAAGATCAATCAGGATATTCTTCTGCCATTGTTGGACCTGCTTACTACACCTCGTATGGG GTTTCCCAGTGGAGTTCAGACACGCACTGCTGTCTGTCTCAAGACACTCAGCCTGATGGCTCTTATCTGTCTACGCATTGGGAGGGAAATGGTGCAGCAGCATATGGCTGACACTTTGCGTCGATTCTTTGCTGTTTTCTCACTGCTGCATTCTCTGCAGCCCCAG CTCGACAACGCCCCTCGCAGGGTTGTGGGAGAAGTCACAGTGGTAGATGTCTGTACCACTGAagagtcaaatgtgacataTGAGCTGGGGGTCTTGGAAGAGCTGCAGACTGTGTTTAACCCTCAAATGGCTCATGCCTCTTACATCCCCTTCTACTGCCTCATCG GTGATACAGCAATCCGGAAACTAGTACCTAATCATGAGCTGGTCTGGGAGTTGGCCCAGTCTTACCATCAGAGTGTAAGTCAGAGTCAAGAAACATCCACCATAGGATCCAGGGTGGATCCACTTCCACCGTCTGGTTTTGGCAGACGTGTGGATTGTAGCACGTTCCCATCCCCCTCGACTAGTTCCACCCTGCAAGGAGACTTGCTTCCTGAGTCAGGCACATTTGGGAGCCACCTCGTAGGAAACCGAATTCAAGTATCCAGAGACACTGACTATGGTGGCTGCCCAAATGTTGGCTTGACTCACCCTTGGGGACGCTCTAGTCATACCACACCTATCATTACAACAGCCTCCACCTTCACAACACCATCCACTGGTGCAgcttctttctcctcctcctgggTGTCCAGCCCCACGCCAGAGGACAGCGTCTTGAAGCAGGAGCTCCCCCGAAGTAGCCGCTCCCTGCAGGGCAACTGGCTGGCCTACTGGCAGTATGAAATTGGTCTTAATCAACAAGATCCACATTTCCACTTCCATCAGATCAGATTACAAAATTTTCTGGGTCACTCGGGCACCACAAAGTGTTTGGCACCTCTTGCAGGAGAGGATTACTTTCTTTCTGGTAGTAAAGACAAGACTGTGAAGCTTTGGCCGCTGTATAACCAGGGTGATGGTACGCAGGATGTGGAGCCCAGGCTGACGTACAATGACCATCGAAAGTCAGTGTTCTATGTTGGACAGGTGGAGGCTTCACAGGAGGTAGTCAGCTGTGATGGTACCGTGCACCTGTGGGACCAGTATACAG GCAAACAGATCCGCTTGCATGAAGCCATGGATGGGAAGAATCCCATTACAGCTGTCACCACCATGCCTGCTCCACACAGCAGTGTTGTGTACGGCAGCGCGGATTCTGTTCTCCGCTTCATTGATCCTCGCAAGCCTGGATTGCAG CATGAATTTCGTCTGGCATACAACAATGTGAGTGCTGGGCTCATCCGTTATCTGGCTATAAACCCTTCAGGACGCACAGTGGCGGCAGGTTTCTCATCTGGCTTCATTGTTCTGCTAGATGCACGCACAGGGCTTGTACTGAAAGGCTGGCCAGCTCATGAAGGAGACATACTCCAAATGAAG gctGCAGAAGCAAATATTGTTATCAGCTCCTCCACTGACTACACATTGACTGTGTGGAAAGATCTGGAACACAAGCCTCTTCGCCTGTACAAGTCACCATCCGACCCCATCCACGCCTTTGACCTTTACGGTTCAGAGATTGTAACGGGAACAGTGGCTAATAAGATCGGAGTGTACTCTATGGCTGATATCTCCTTGAGCCCTGTTAGCAGCACAAAACTGAGCACAGAGAACTTCCGCGGTACTCTGACCAGCCTTGCAGTCCTGCCCACCAAGAGGCTTCTGCTGCTGGGCTCTGAGAATGGTGCCATTAGGTTATTAGCTTAA